The following DNA comes from Halobacillus litoralis.
ACTAAGCAGGAGGTTTGCAACGTGAAAGAACAAGCGAAAGAAATCCTTGGCCCGATTAAATTGGAGCATGTCACCATCGAGATCGAATACGAAGATGAATCATGTTCCCTTTCATAGCACGAAAGTGGAACCGGCCACTTAACAGCATAAGCACACCTTTGAAGTGACGGGAGTTTTCGCAACAGCAAAAGGCTTGCTTATGCCCTCGAGGAGTTCCCAAAACCAAAGAAGGGGTCAGCAATCTGCTGACCCCTTCTTCTTACAAATCTAAGGTTTCTGGTGTATCTCCATCAGCATTCATCAAACGGATATTTTCCGGCATGACCTCAAGAACGATGTAGTCAGGGTCTCCTTTTCCAGTGAACCAGCGTTCCATTCGCTCAGACCAAAGCCAATCTTTGATTTTTTGATCATCTCGAATTTTTGCTTGTCCTTCGACTTCCAAATAGCTGTCTCCGTACCCATCCCCTTCATAACCGATAAGGATATGGACATGAGGATTCGCTTCAATTTCTTCCGCTTTATGTGTTTCTTTATTGGTTGGCGTGTAGAAAGTAAATTCATCATCATTGAAAAACGTCATGAAGCGAGAATGTGGCTTCTGATCTTTGACAGTCGCAAGCGTTCCTACAGTGTGTTGATCCATGATGTTATAAATTTTCTTTTTCAATTGTTCTTGATTCAAAGGGAAGCTCCTTTCTGTAATCCTTGTTATTCAGTACAGTTTCAGTTTTCCCTGAAAGAAAAGAGATAAACCAACAGATGGGTCGATAACATGCTCTAAGGCATCAAGGGTATGCTATAGTATATAGTCATCACTTTGTCATTCTTTTTTCCCATAACCTGTTTTTTCGGCTATGTTATTCTTTTACACTAGAACAAGGATTTATAATTCTCAGGAGGAACACCAATGATTTCAGCAAATAAATCGATAATGAAATGGCTCTCTCTTCTGGTAGGTTCCATTCTAATCGGGTTGATTTTCTTTATGATCAATTCCAAATCCAGCAGCTCAGAACCTATTGATAAAGAGGAAATGACCCCGACCCTCTTTATCCACGGATACAAAGGAGGTCCTAGAAGCTTCCAAACGATGATTGACCGGATGCAAAGCCTGGAATGGGGGAAAAAGCAGATGGTTATTTATGTAGCATCAGACGGCGACCTAACCATTCAAGGTGGTATCCAACAATCCAGAACCCCATTCATTCAAGTGTTGTTTGAGAACAACCGGGCCAGCATTAATAGCCAAACGCATTGGCTTGAAGGTATCATGCAGCGGTTGAAATATGACTACGAAATACAGCAAGTAAATATCATCGGACATTCAATGGGTGGATTAATTTCTGCCAATTACCTTTTGAACGCTCAAGAATTCACAGCTCCTAAAGTCGAAAAACTGGCCGTTATCGCAAGCCCGTTCAAAGGCATTAGCAAAGAAGGATATTTTAAATCAAACTATGGAGAAGCAACCACAGACTTACAGCCAAAATCAGAAGCATTAGTACAGATGATTGAAAAAAAGAATCAATTCCCTCCCCATGTTGATGTACTGGCCATAGCAGGCATCATCAACAAAGAAGCCCCAGAACAACTCCATTGGGATGGACTTGTCCACGCATCAAGTGTAAAAGGATTACAGGATATTGTCCCATTCGGCCAATATCAAGAAGAAATGGTTTATAACAAACAAGCATCACATTCAGGGCTCCATGAGCTAGCTGAAGTAGACCTTCTGCTCGGTAAATTTCTTTGGGAACAGCAAAACTAAACAAAAGGAACCGGGACCTACTCAAAGGACCCGGTTCCTTTTATTTTCTATGCAGCACTTCATAGAACTCTACGAACGCTTGAAAGATGGAAATAGACTGAAAGACCATCAAACCCAATGCTGTCAGCGAGAAAAATCCGATAAACACGAACCGAATGGACAAGAATGTTTGGACCCATGCCATCACATTCACCCTCCTCATGTTTGAATTTATGAGAAGGTCTTTAAAATCATACAGCCTTTTTCACTCCGTTATCCATTTTTCTCAAATATGAATAACCACATAAATGTCAGAGCCTGTTTCATTTCTTCATCAAGCGTATGTAAATGGGTTTCTTCTACCCCCCGCTTATAGACTCCTTGACCGTCAATACACTTCCACCCTGTTTCCTCTGCCATTTTTCTTAATTCCCAGGGCATCATCGTATTACAGATCACCTCTTCCCCATAAAGCCTACGGTAACTGTTAATCCTCGGCATAGCTGTCGGGCCAAGCAAACCGATACATAGACGGCCGCCGGGTTTTAAGATCCTCTTTATTTCTTCCAGCCCTTTGTAGGGGGTTTCAATCCATTCAAGTGAATTGATGGCCATGGCTCCATCGAATTGTTCTGATTGAAATGGTAAATCCGTCAAATCCCCCTGAACAAACGATAAACCTTCATTCTGGATACGTGAGTTCGCCCGTTCAATCATATCCTTTGATAGGTCTACTCCCGTAACTTCAAACCCTTCCTGAAAGAGAAGATAGGATCCGAAACCATCCCCACACCCTAAATCAGCGATAGCCCCTTTCCCTATATGTTGTTTTAAAAAAGGAACGATTGTACTTCTGCTTCCTTCTTCCCACATCACCCGACTTTTCGAGCTCCACATTTCTGAACGATCATCCCATTGTTTTTCCGCTTCTTCATGCCAATTAAATTCGCTTCCCATCGCTCTAATCCCCCTTCATATTATCTTTCATCCCAGCTTTCATTATAAAGAAACATTGCTTTTTTTCATAAGAATTCAGTATGCATCAATATAATTCAAAGAAAAAAGAGTTGCATGATTTCTGCTTCTCCGTTATGATTAAAACACAATATAAGCTAACAATTTAAAAAAACACACCTATATATAGTATTTACGAATGAAAGATGCCACAAGGCTTAATAGGGAATCCGGTTAAAGTCCGGAGCTGCCCCCGCAACTGTAAACACTCGCGAAATGGAGGTTCCACTGTGTCAACGCACGGGAAGGATCAGAGTAAGATCGAGTGTCAGCCAGGAGACCTGTCTTTGTTCGTCGGTAGTTTCAACTTCTTCGGGGATTGAGAAGATGAAACGATGGAACGAGGACATACTGAACGCTTTCCTCTCTTCGTTCCATGGTTTCATCCGCTCATTTCCGTGAGCGGATTTTTTTGTGTTATTTATCAAAGTTGATATTCCTGAAACTCGATTCTTCATTTTTATTACCGTAATTAGTGGAATTATCGACAAGAATAAGAATAGACACAGTTATGATAAAAGGAGTGACAAAATGAGTGTACTTACGAAAGAGACCCATTGGAAGGAAAAAATGACCAAGTGGAAGAATGATTATCCGAAACTTGAACTCCAGCGACTCATTGATAAATTACCCGACCTGGGATTTGCGCAATTGAACGAAGCAGAACAGTCAAAAACTTTAATCCTGGAATGCCTGGCCGAAGTGGATGAAACTGAACCTGGCTGGACCTTCGTCGCTAGTCGTATTCTGCTTGAACAAATGTATGAAGAGGCCGTCATGAACAGAAACACAAACGAACCTTATCAAGATTTTTTTGGTTTGATTGAACGTTTGATCAATGAAGAAATTTACTCCACGAATCTTCTTACATACTACACAAAAGCGGAAATTGATGAACTTTCCTTTGCGATCGACCCGGAATGCGACCGTCAATTCACTTATATCGGTTTGAAGACACTGAGTGACAGATACATCGCCCGTAGTAAGAAGGGGGAATTTTATGAACTTCCCCAGGAGAGGTTTATGATCATAGCCATGGTCCTCATGTCTCAAGAAGAAACACACAAACGAATCGACTTAGTGAAAGAAGCTTATTGGGCGCTGAGTCATTTGTATATGACTGTAGCTACCCCCACTCTTGCAAACGCCGGAAAAAGGTACGGACAGCTAAGCTCCTGCTTTATTGATACCGTCGATGACAGCTTACAATCGATTTATGACAGCAACACAGATATCGCTAATTTAAGTAAACATGGAGGCGGAATCGGTGTTTACTTAGGTAAAATCAGAAGTCGTGGCAGCGACATACGCGGTTTCAAGGGTGTTTCTTCAGGAGTGATCCCTTGGATGAAGCAATTGAATAATACGGCTGTAAGCGTAGATCAACTCGGTCAACGTCAGGGGGCCATTGCTGTTTATTTAGATGTCTGGCATAAAGATATTTTCCCATTTTTAGATAGTCGGTTGAACAATGGGGACGAACGGCAGCGTACCCATGATTTATTTACTGGAGTTTCTATCCCTGATTTGTTCATGGAGACTGTAGAAAAACGCGAAGATTGGTATTTATTCGATCCTCATGAAGTTAGAGAAGTGATGGGTTTTTCATTGGAAGATCATTTTGATGAAGAACGCGGCAAAGGATCTTTTCGGGAAAAGTATTTTCAGTGTGTCGACCACCCTGCCCTATCAAAAACAACCGTGCCAGCCATCGAGATCATGAAGAGAATTATGGTCGGCCAGCTCGAAACAGGTACACCATATATGTTTTACAGAGATGAAGTAAACCGAATGAATCCTAACCACCACGTGGGTATGATCTACTGCAGCAATCTTTGTACAGAAATCGCTCAAAACCAAAGCCCGACTACCCAAAACGAACAATACGTGGAAGATGGAAAGATAATCACCGTCCAAACACCAGGTGAATTCGTCGTCTGTAATTTATCAAGTATCAACTTAGGAAAAGCGGTACCAGAAGGTGTATTAAAGCGACTGATACCGATACAAGTCCGCATGCTTGATAATGTTATTGAACAAAATACGATCCCTGTGCTTCAAGCCCAATTGACGAACCAAAACTACCGCGGCGTGGGACTTGGTACATTCGGGTGGGCCCACTTGCTTGCGAAAAAGAAAATCGCCTGGGAATCAGAAGAGGCACTGGACTATACGAAAGAAGTGTATGAGGCTATCGCTTATTATGCGATTGAAGCAAGCAGTGATTTGGCCGTTGAAAAAGGCAGTTACCCCCTTTTCGAAGGATCCGACTGGCAAAATGGGGATTTTTTTGTTAAACGAACGTTTGACCAATACGGTTCATGGAACTGGAAAGCCTTAAAAGACAAGGTTGCTCGGGACGGTATGAGAAATGGCTACCTTCTTGCGGTGGCTCCAAACTCCAGTACATCTTTAATTGCAGGCAGCACAGCCAGCATTGACCCAATCTTTAAGAAGTTTTATTCCGAAGAGAAAAAAGACTACAAGATTCCCGTCACCGCCCCTGACTTGAATCATGAAACGTATGGCTACTATAAATCAGCATATGAGATCGACCAGCATACGAGTATCCATCAAAATAGCATACGCCAAAAATTCATTGATCAATCAATCTCTTTCAATATCTATGTAACGAACACGATCCAGGCAAAAGAATTATTAGCTATCCATTTGGATGCTTGGAAAAAAGGCTTAAAAACGACTTATTATACCAGGTCCACGTCAAGTCAAGGCGAGTATGACGACTGCGAAAGTTGCTCATCATAACAAGGAGGTAATCTTAATGGAGACGATACAAAAACGGAAATTAGTCGACCACGAAGCTCCGAACGCATCTACAGGAATAATTAACGGAAAAAGCTCGAACGTGCTGAATTGGGATCATACTCGTTTTGCTTGGGCCTATCCGATGTATAAAAACATGCTTTCCAACTTTTGGATTCCGAATGAAATCAATATGAGCAATGACTTGAAACAATGGCCGGAGCTCTCTGAAAAAGAACAAGCGTCATTTAAAAAAATAATCGGACTGCTCGCTTTTCTCGATTCCATTCAAACAGATTACTCAGGTAAAATTGCTGATTATTTAACGGACTCGAGCCTTTCTGCTTTGATGCAAGTACTCGCTTTTCAGGAAGTCGTCCATAACCAATCTTATTCCTATGTTCTCTCCTCTCTGGTGGACCAAGGTGAACAAGAGAGAATTTTCGAGTACTGGAAGCATGATGAAGTTCTGTTGGAGAGAAATCAATTCATTACAGATGGCTACCAGGAATTCGATGAAAATCCATCGATTGATACATTCCTGCGCTCGATTGTCTATGATGTTGTATTAGAAGGATTGTTCTTTTACGCTGGCTTCGCTTTTTTCTACAATTTGGCCAGGAACAATAAGATGGTCTCAACAAGCACAATGATCAACTATATCAATAGAGATGAACAAATACACGTGAATTTATTTTCAAGGATTTTCAAAGAAACATTGAATGAAAACCCAGAGTTAGACCGTGAAATGTATCTGACATTCGTAACAGAAACATTCACAAAAGCGGCGGAACTTGAAATCAAATGGGCCCATCACATCATTGGTGAGCAGTTCCCCGGAATCCCGATCACGGACCTAGAAGATTACATCCGGTTCATGGCTAATACGAGAAGCCGTCAGTTAGGTGCAGAAAAACCTTTTCCTTCTTATAAAAAGAACCCATTAAAATGGATACGCGCCTACCAGGAAGTGGATGAAGGGAAATCCGACTTCTTTGAGCAAAAATCCAGACAATATACGAAAGTATCTGACAGTAACGGATTTGACGACTTATAACACAGATGAACTACTAATAACTACCACCTCAAGCCATCCAGAAAATGGATGGCTTGAGGTGGTTTTTTTATCCAAACAAAACTTGATGTCAACTTTTCTTACATAAACTTCGAAAAACCTGTTGATTTTTCAGAATATTTACTTTATGATTATATTTATTCATTACTTAATGTGTTAGAAAAGCTAACATAATCTTAAGGAGGACATTTTCCATGAAGAAAGTGGAAGCGATCATTCGGCCCGAAGCGTTCCAAACATTACGACAGAACCTGGATGAAATAGGTGTCAAAGGGCTGACTGTATCAGAAGTCGCAGGATGTGGACAGCAAAAAGGCCAGGAGGGGATTTTCAGAGGCAGTCGCTTCGAGGTCAAATTATATCCGAAAGTAAAAGTGGAAATGGTGGTCGAAAACCATGAACTCGGATCGATCATCGATGTCATCATGGACACTTGCGCTACCAACGAAGTGGGTGACGGAAAAGTATTTGTATCCACCATTGATGAAGTGTTCCGTATCCGCACAGGAGAAACCGGTAAAGAAGCATTAATTTAATTATCATCCCGGAAGGAAGGGTTCAATTATGAAGAAGATTATTCCATTGTTTTTATTTTCGATTCTCGCTTTCCCTATGATTGCTAGTGCTGAAACAGCCGTGACTGCCGAATCTGTTTTGCAGTCTTTGGATATGGCCTGGATTATGATTGCAGCATTCTTAGTATTCTTCATGCACGCAGGCTTCGCCATGGTAGAATCGGGTTTTACCCGATCCAAAAACGCACTTAATATTTTGATGAAAAACTTCATGACCATGTCCATTGCTTCCGTACTTTATTTCGTTGTCGGATATGGCATTATGTTCGGAACATCTGGCGGAGGAATAATCGGAATTGATGGCTTTCTGCTAAGTGGCCAGGAAGATCAAATCGGCTTCTTTGTTTTCCAAGCCGTTTTCGCAGCCACCTGTGCCACCATCATTTCAGGTGCAGTTGCTGAACGTATCAAACTCGGTTCTTACCTTCTGCTTACCGTAGTTATGACAGGTTTCATCTACCCCGTAGTCGGTCACTGGGTCTGGGGTGGAGGTTGGTTATCCGAGCTTGGTTTTGTCGACTTTGCAGGTTCAACCGTCGTTCACTTGACAGGAGCTCTCGGTGCTATCGTTGCTGTCATGTTCTTAGGACCGCGCCTTGGTAAATATAGCGGAAAAACAGTGAACGTCATCCCGGGACATAATATCCCACTTGGTGCATTAGGTGTATTCATTCTTTGGTTCGGCTGGTTCGGTTTCAATGGAGGAAGTACATTAGCTGCTGACCCATCTCTGGTCCCTTCCGTAATCGCAACTACACTACTTTCAGCATCAGCTGGAATCATCGGTTCTGGCTTTTACTCTTATGCCAAATTCAAAAGGATTGACGCTTCTCTGACATTAAACGGTGCACTAGCTGGTCTGGTAGGTATTACAGCCGGAACTGCAAATGTTTCATTGATCGGAGCGATCATCATCGGTTTAATCGCTGGTGTCATCCTTGTCGAAGCAGTACAATTCCTTGATCGTATCGCTCGTATCGATGACCCTGTAGGTGCCATCGCCGTTCACGGTGTTTGCGGAATCTGGGGAACCTTAGCTGTCGGATTCTTTTCAGTTGAAGGTGGACTCTTCTATGGGGACGGCCTTAGCCTGCTAGGAATCCAAGCGGTAGGGATTTTAGCAGTCATCGCGTGGACAATGCTAACAACAGGCATCGTGGTTTTCATCATTAAAAGTACAGTCGGCATCCGCGTGTCCAGACAAGAAGAAGTTTCCGGACTCGATTTTTCCGAGCATGGATCTACCGCATACGAATCCAGCAGAGGAATCTTCAATGAAAACTACAACCCTCGTGTGGATGCAGATTTCGGTGTTGGATTATTGCATCGCTTAGACAGCTTGAACAACGACCAAAAACCAAAAAAAGAACGAACCGCCCAATAAAAAAACCACCTCAGGTCATCCATAAAATGGATGACCTGAGGTTTTTCTATTAGTTCGTATTGTCTATTTCACGAACATACGTTCTTATTTTTAACGAAATATGGTATCCTTGTATATAGATACCGTTCTCTACCTCTATTTGAGGAACGTGATAGAAAGGGAGTGATGCCATCTATGAGCACATATGAAGCTCTGATGATCATGTTGGCGTTTGGAACATTCATTATTACACTCCTTGCGCTCATCATCAAAATGAACAATAAAAATTAGACCCTCACTCAACGAGAGGGTCTAAAGCTTAAAACCATATCGAACGGTATCTTACGGCGACAGATGCAGCTGTCGCCGTATTTATCTTTATTATAGCACAAATAAAAGAGAACAAAAGGAAGAAAGGGACTCTCTTCATCCATTACCCTACACGATGATTATCCGGCTAATCGACAATACTTTACTTTTTTCATCAAGTTTCACGTGAAACATTTTTACAATCCTTCATTAATTAATATTGATGTCTCTCCAGGAATATACAGCAAATATTAAAAAGTTTCAGCACGCAATTGAAGTGATTAAATCAGTAGTTCCAACTATTCCATAATAAAGACCTGTAACTGCCAGCCCCCCCTGATTTTGCCCCTTCCCCCTCCATCACTATGAGTTTCAAACAAGGAAAATCACAAGGATGTCCCGAATGGTATGTAAAGATGAAATGTTTTTCACCGCTTTTAAAACCTGATGCTAAGGAGTGTCGTCTATATTGATGAGGTGGGGAAAATTGATACGAAAACAACGATCACAACCTTCTACATATGAACCCGAAGTTCAAGCGGAAAAAAGATTAGAAATGTGGATCCAGGAGTATGGGCATGATTTGAAATGGCTCGCGTACTCTTACGTTAAAGATTATTCCACCGCAGAGGATATCACCCAGGAAACGTTTATTAAAGCATATCAGAAATATTCGACCTTCAAACAAGAATCATTGATTAAAACTTGGTTATATAAAATCACTATCAATTTATGTAAGGATCATTTGAAAAGCTCCTACATGAAGAGAGTTGTAAGAAAAGGGGCAGAACTGTTCCGATCCATCCCCTCTTCAAAAGAAACACCGGAAGAGTTCCTTTTACAAAAGGATGAAGATGAGGCTTTATTGGGACAAGTCCTGAAATTAGAAGATAAGTATAGAGAAATCATCATTTTATACTACTTTGAAGAATTCGACATCAAAGATTTGGCGCAAGTATTGAACACAAGCCCTAACACAGTCAAGACCAGACTCCGCCGGGCACGCCAACTTCTCCAAGAACGATTGACAGCGGAAGGGAGTTCCCAAAGTGAGTGATATAATGGATCGCAAATTAAAAAAAATGAACCAAGATGTAAAGTACTGTCAAGTTCCATTCGACCGCAGGCACATGCAGAGGTCTGTCCTTCATTCTTTAAAAAGGAAACGTATCAGAAAGGTCAGTCGGCTGAAAAAAATTGCACCACTTCCTATATTCATGACCCTTTTGTTTACTGGGCTGCACTTATTTTCACCCGCTTCTCCCCCAGCATCCGAGCAGGCATCCTTATTGCCTGAAAAAAGCACGGCTGCTGAATTGAAGTCAGTCACTCATGCCTCAAAGGCTTCACATACTAATGGTCAATCAGCAGTTCCTCCATCGAACAACACTTCAATGATGGTGCGGGAGACGTACGTTATCCATGAAGATGAACAGTTTGTCCAAACAGGCAACCGAATCCCTAAGGAACAATTAGGAGAGGTCGTGGGCACAATCGAACATAAGCCCCCTACCGAAAATCAGAACAAGCTGGAATCTGTAACTGCATTTCTACCAAAGACCAAAATCTATAAAATCAAAGGTTCCGAAGGTGAAAACAGCATCGCAATCCAGAGTTGGAGAAGTACAGGTGTGGGTTCTACTTCCATTAGTAAACAGGGATATTTCATCTTTGAAAAGTCACGCCCCATGAAGAACGCCCAATAATCACCCTCTATCAAACCTTTATATAAATTGAAAGCCGCTGGCCAAACTATGCCCTGCGGCTTTCTTCTTTTTTCTCCAAATAATTTTTAAAATGATCTAAAGATTCATAGATGTCTTCTTTTATCTTGGGGTTGTAAAAGACAGCCGCCGGATGGTATAAGGGGATGATTGTAAACGATTCCTCAGTCTTTTCCCATCCCTGGCTGGTTGAACTTTTCATGACAGGGGTCTGGATAACTTTACCGAGCACTTCACTGATTTTGCCTTTACTCCCCGTCAATCGTTCATAAGCAACTCCTCCTAATGCGATAATGACTTCAGGCTTCATCTGCTGAATCTGATAATCCAAAAGCGGAGCATGGGCCATAATTTCTTTCTGGTTGGGTTTTCGGTTGCCTTTCCTCTTTCCACCACTTCCTTTTTTATTCGTTTCCACCCATTTATAAGGCCTGCTTCTGACTACACTCGTAATATAGACATCTTCTCTATCCAAACCGACGTAAGACAACTGCTTATCCAATTCGTCTCCGGCTCTGCCTATAAAGGGCACACCTTTTACTGCCTCGTTTTCACCAGGAGCTTCTCCCACGATCATAATATCTCCTTCTTCATTTCCTTTTCCAAGCACAAAACCTTCTACATTGTAAGGCTCCATTCTTTTCTTGGCATCGTTGATCAATTCTTCCGGCCACTCCATCCTTCACCAACCTCTCTATCGTTTCTTTCACCTTTCTTTTCCACTGACCCTTCCCTTTTACACCTCAGCGTTTTTTAGTTTTCAAGATTTATAAAAAGGAGTATCATTTGAAGAGAATGTAAAAAATGACAAATAAATCATGTTAAAGGAGTTCTGTCTTATGGGGAGTATTTCCTCTTTTATTGTTCGATCCCATAAATGGTTGTTAATTATATGGTTGATCTTAATCATTGGCATGGGATACTTCGCCATCCAGCTGCCCTCTTTGCTTGAAGGAGATGGCTTCAGGACAGATGGAGAATTTGAACAGGTTGAAGACGTATTGAATGAAACGTTCGACTTTCCTGAATCAACGCTGCTTCTTTCCTTTGAGAATCAGACGAATCATGAAATCAAAAGTACTTTAGATAAAGTTAATGATCTTGGTTTAGCATCAAGCATCGATTCTCCATTGGAAGATGAGTCAATGATTGAAGGGGAACAGGCTTATGCAGCCATACATTTCAGAGAGCAAACATCGGATATGTCCTCTATCATTAAGGCGATCGAAAAAATCACCGCATCCAATGAAGGGACAGTACTTACAGGAGCACCTGTCATATCAGAGGATATCAATAAAGCTAGTCAGGAAGATTTGAAGCGCGCTGAATTAATTGGTTTGCCTGTAGCATTGATTATTTTATTACTCGCCTTCGGTACTGTGATCGCTTCGCTGCTACCGTTGATTATCGGAGCCGTGACGATCATCACTGGTTTCGGTATCCTGGCAATCGTAGGAGAAGACACTCAATTATCAATTTTTATACTTAATATCGCACCCATGATCGGTTTGGCTTTAAGTATTGATTTTGCACTTCTCTTCATAAATAGATACCGGGAGGAATTAGCCAAACAGGAAAAAGCGAACGCCCTGATGACGACCATCGAAACTGCTGGAAAATCAATCATTTTTTCAGCTCTCTGTGTTTTCATCGGGCTTGCCGCAATGGTCGTTATTGAAGTGGACATTTTCACAAACATCGCTATAGGGGGAACAGTGGTTATTGTGGCTGCCGTCCTTGCCTCATTGACCCTCCTCCCTTCCTTATTATATATTCTGGGGCCAAAAGTGAATAAATGGCGCATAATCCCGACAAATAAAGATACAACACCACGTTGGAGAAAATTCGCTCAAAGTATCATGAAGCGCCCGGTTACCATTACGTTCGTCGCGCTCATCCTATTGATTATCGGTATAATTCCGATTACCAATATGAACCTATCGATACCAACAATCGACGCGCTCCCGGAAA
Coding sequences within:
- a CDS encoding pyridoxamine 5'-phosphate oxidase family protein, producing MNQEQLKKKIYNIMDQHTVGTLATVKDQKPHSRFMTFFNDDEFTFYTPTNKETHKAEEIEANPHVHILIGYEGDGYGDSYLEVEGQAKIRDDQKIKDWLWSERMERWFTGKGDPDYIVLEVMPENIRLMNADGDTPETLDL
- a CDS encoding alpha/beta fold hydrolase produces the protein MISANKSIMKWLSLLVGSILIGLIFFMINSKSSSSEPIDKEEMTPTLFIHGYKGGPRSFQTMIDRMQSLEWGKKQMVIYVASDGDLTIQGGIQQSRTPFIQVLFENNRASINSQTHWLEGIMQRLKYDYEIQQVNIIGHSMGGLISANYLLNAQEFTAPKVEKLAVIASPFKGISKEGYFKSNYGEATTDLQPKSEALVQMIEKKNQFPPHVDVLAIAGIINKEAPEQLHWDGLVHASSVKGLQDIVPFGQYQEEMVYNKQASHSGLHELAEVDLLLGKFLWEQQN
- a CDS encoding class I SAM-dependent methyltransferase, whose product is MGSEFNWHEEAEKQWDDRSEMWSSKSRVMWEEGSRSTIVPFLKQHIGKGAIADLGCGDGFGSYLLFQEGFEVTGVDLSKDMIERANSRIQNEGLSFVQGDLTDLPFQSEQFDGAMAINSLEWIETPYKGLEEIKRILKPGGRLCIGLLGPTAMPRINSYRRLYGEEVICNTMMPWELRKMAEETGWKCIDGQGVYKRGVEETHLHTLDEEMKQALTFMWLFIFEKNG
- a CDS encoding ribonucleoside-diphosphate reductase subunit alpha is translated as MSVLTKETHWKEKMTKWKNDYPKLELQRLIDKLPDLGFAQLNEAEQSKTLILECLAEVDETEPGWTFVASRILLEQMYEEAVMNRNTNEPYQDFFGLIERLINEEIYSTNLLTYYTKAEIDELSFAIDPECDRQFTYIGLKTLSDRYIARSKKGEFYELPQERFMIIAMVLMSQEETHKRIDLVKEAYWALSHLYMTVATPTLANAGKRYGQLSSCFIDTVDDSLQSIYDSNTDIANLSKHGGGIGVYLGKIRSRGSDIRGFKGVSSGVIPWMKQLNNTAVSVDQLGQRQGAIAVYLDVWHKDIFPFLDSRLNNGDERQRTHDLFTGVSIPDLFMETVEKREDWYLFDPHEVREVMGFSLEDHFDEERGKGSFREKYFQCVDHPALSKTTVPAIEIMKRIMVGQLETGTPYMFYRDEVNRMNPNHHVGMIYCSNLCTEIAQNQSPTTQNEQYVEDGKIITVQTPGEFVVCNLSSINLGKAVPEGVLKRLIPIQVRMLDNVIEQNTIPVLQAQLTNQNYRGVGLGTFGWAHLLAKKKIAWESEEALDYTKEVYEAIAYYAIEASSDLAVEKGSYPLFEGSDWQNGDFFVKRTFDQYGSWNWKALKDKVARDGMRNGYLLAVAPNSSTSLIAGSTASIDPIFKKFYSEEKKDYKIPVTAPDLNHETYGYYKSAYEIDQHTSIHQNSIRQKFIDQSISFNIYVTNTIQAKELLAIHLDAWKKGLKTTYYTRSTSSQGEYDDCESCSS
- a CDS encoding ribonucleotide-diphosphate reductase subunit beta, giving the protein METIQKRKLVDHEAPNASTGIINGKSSNVLNWDHTRFAWAYPMYKNMLSNFWIPNEINMSNDLKQWPELSEKEQASFKKIIGLLAFLDSIQTDYSGKIADYLTDSSLSALMQVLAFQEVVHNQSYSYVLSSLVDQGEQERIFEYWKHDEVLLERNQFITDGYQEFDENPSIDTFLRSIVYDVVLEGLFFYAGFAFFYNLARNNKMVSTSTMINYINRDEQIHVNLFSRIFKETLNENPELDREMYLTFVTETFTKAAELEIKWAHHIIGEQFPGIPITDLEDYIRFMANTRSRQLGAEKPFPSYKKNPLKWIRAYQEVDEGKSDFFEQKSRQYTKVSDSNGFDDL
- a CDS encoding P-II family nitrogen regulator, producing MKKVEAIIRPEAFQTLRQNLDEIGVKGLTVSEVAGCGQQKGQEGIFRGSRFEVKLYPKVKVEMVVENHELGSIIDVIMDTCATNEVGDGKVFVSTIDEVFRIRTGETGKEALI
- a CDS encoding ammonium transporter; protein product: MKKIIPLFLFSILAFPMIASAETAVTAESVLQSLDMAWIMIAAFLVFFMHAGFAMVESGFTRSKNALNILMKNFMTMSIASVLYFVVGYGIMFGTSGGGIIGIDGFLLSGQEDQIGFFVFQAVFAATCATIISGAVAERIKLGSYLLLTVVMTGFIYPVVGHWVWGGGWLSELGFVDFAGSTVVHLTGALGAIVAVMFLGPRLGKYSGKTVNVIPGHNIPLGALGVFILWFGWFGFNGGSTLAADPSLVPSVIATTLLSASAGIIGSGFYSYAKFKRIDASLTLNGALAGLVGITAGTANVSLIGAIIIGLIAGVILVEAVQFLDRIARIDDPVGAIAVHGVCGIWGTLAVGFFSVEGGLFYGDGLSLLGIQAVGILAVIAWTMLTTGIVVFIIKSTVGIRVSRQEEVSGLDFSEHGSTAYESSRGIFNENYNPRVDADFGVGLLHRLDSLNNDQKPKKERTAQ
- a CDS encoding putative holin-like toxin, whose protein sequence is MSTYEALMIMLAFGTFIITLLALIIKMNNKN
- a CDS encoding sigma-70 family RNA polymerase sigma factor, which translates into the protein MIRKQRSQPSTYEPEVQAEKRLEMWIQEYGHDLKWLAYSYVKDYSTAEDITQETFIKAYQKYSTFKQESLIKTWLYKITINLCKDHLKSSYMKRVVRKGAELFRSIPSSKETPEEFLLQKDEDEALLGQVLKLEDKYREIIILYYFEEFDIKDLAQVLNTSPNTVKTRLRRARQLLQERLTAEGSSQSE
- a CDS encoding uracil-DNA glycosylase → MEWPEELINDAKKRMEPYNVEGFVLGKGNEEGDIMIVGEAPGENEAVKGVPFIGRAGDELDKQLSYVGLDREDVYITSVVRSRPYKWVETNKKGSGGKRKGNRKPNQKEIMAHAPLLDYQIQQMKPEVIIALGGVAYERLTGSKGKISEVLGKVIQTPVMKSSTSQGWEKTEESFTIIPLYHPAAVFYNPKIKEDIYESLDHFKNYLEKKEESRRA